One genomic segment of Pseudomonadota bacterium includes these proteins:
- the panB gene encoding 3-methyl-2-oxobutanoate hydroxymethyltransferase produces the protein MYTHLEQRDSTRPPVTLGTLDRMKREGEKIASITCYDASFAVLCDNADADLVLVGDSLGMVLQGHDTTVPVTMDDIVYHCKAVARGLHRPFLVADLPFASYPTADIALANSVRLMQEGGAEMVKLESGLGQLEIVEFLARHDIAVCAHLGLKPQSVHKTGGFRVQGRDDAAAQRMIDQAKALESAGADIVLLECIPSALGATITQSLHVPVIGIGAGPDTDGQILVLYDVLDITSGRKPRFVKNFMEGATSNLDALQRYVHAVKQKTYPAPEHEFHA, from the coding sequence ATGTACACACATCTCGAGCAGCGCGATTCCACGCGGCCGCCGGTCACGCTCGGCACGCTCGACCGCATGAAACGCGAAGGCGAGAAGATCGCCAGCATCACCTGCTACGACGCGAGCTTCGCTGTGCTCTGCGACAACGCCGACGCGGACCTCGTGCTGGTCGGAGACTCGTTGGGCATGGTGCTGCAGGGTCACGACACCACCGTGCCCGTGACCATGGACGACATCGTGTATCACTGCAAAGCCGTGGCGCGCGGATTACATCGTCCGTTCCTGGTGGCCGACCTGCCGTTCGCGAGTTATCCGACCGCCGACATCGCGCTGGCGAATTCCGTGCGTCTCATGCAGGAGGGCGGCGCCGAGATGGTGAAGCTCGAAAGCGGATTGGGGCAGCTGGAAATCGTCGAGTTCCTCGCCCGGCACGACATCGCCGTGTGTGCGCACCTCGGGCTCAAACCGCAGTCGGTGCACAAGACCGGCGGCTTCCGCGTGCAGGGCCGCGACGACGCGGCGGCGCAGCGCATGATCGACCAGGCGAAGGCGCTCGAATCCGCCGGCGCCGACATCGTGCTGCTGGAATGTATTCCGTCCGCGCTCGGCGCGACGATCACCCAATCGCTGCACGTGCCGGTGATCGGCATCGGCGCCGGCCCGGACACCGACGGACAGATCCTCGTGTTGTACGACGTGCTCGACATCACCTCGGGTCGCAAGCCGCGCTTCGTCAAGAATTTCATGGAAGGTGCGACTTCCAATCTCGACGCGCTGCAACGCTACGTACACGCCGTGAAGCAGAAAACCTACCCCGCGCCCGAGCACGAGTTTCACGCTTGA
- the queG gene encoding tRNA epoxyqueuosine(34) reductase QueG translates to MSALARARGFDALGVSDIALDLDAAHLEAWLGTGRHGEMGYMSRHGTRRTRPAELVPGTVRVLSARMNYWPGDARDALDVLADTASGYVSRYALGRDYHKVLRQALQGLADDVIEQVGDMGYRVFVDSGPVLEKALARKAGLGWIGKHTNLIARDAGSYFFIGEILTDLPLPVDEPASAHCGTCSACIPACPTGAITAPQQLDARRCISYLTIELHGAIPVELRRMMGNRIYGCDDCQLVCPWNKFARAAAHPDFKTRHRLDASRLSELFAWSEEEFLARTEGSAIRRIGYERWLRNIAVALGNAPANEETTAALRARRDDTSALVREHVEWALAEQARRGAA, encoded by the coding sequence TTGTCCGCGCTTGCCCGCGCGCGCGGGTTCGACGCACTCGGCGTGAGCGACATAGCCCTCGACCTCGACGCCGCCCATCTCGAGGCCTGGCTCGGCACAGGACGGCACGGTGAAATGGGCTACATGTCCCGCCACGGTACGCGGCGCACGCGGCCGGCCGAGCTCGTCCCGGGTACCGTGCGCGTCCTCTCGGCGCGCATGAACTACTGGCCGGGAGACGCGCGCGATGCCCTCGATGTATTGGCCGACACGGCATCGGGCTACGTGTCCCGTTACGCGCTCGGCCGCGACTATCACAAGGTGTTGCGCCAGGCGCTGCAGGGCCTGGCCGACGACGTGATCGAGCAGGTTGGCGACATGGGATATCGCGTGTTCGTCGACTCGGGCCCGGTGCTCGAGAAGGCGCTGGCGCGCAAGGCCGGCCTCGGGTGGATAGGCAAACACACCAATCTCATCGCGCGCGATGCGGGCTCGTATTTCTTCATCGGCGAGATCCTGACCGACCTGCCGCTGCCGGTGGACGAACCGGCCAGCGCGCACTGCGGCACGTGTTCGGCCTGTATTCCCGCCTGCCCCACCGGCGCCATCACCGCGCCCCAGCAGCTCGATGCGCGGCGCTGCATCTCCTACCTCACCATCGAACTGCATGGCGCGATACCGGTCGAGCTGCGGCGGATGATGGGAAATCGCATCTACGGCTGCGACGATTGCCAGCTGGTGTGCCCGTGGAACAAGTTCGCGCGCGCCGCCGCGCATCCGGATTTCAAGACGCGCCACCGGCTCGATGCGTCGCGGCTCAGCGAGTTGTTTGCGTGGAGCGAGGAAGAATTCCTGGCGCGCACCGAGGGTTCGGCGATCCGCCGTATCGGTTACGAACGCTGGCTGCGAAACATCGCGGTGGCGCTCGGAAACGCGCCGGCCAACGAAGAGACCACCGCGGCGCTGCGCGCGCGGCGCGACGATACGTCCGCGCTGGTGCGCGAACATGTCGAATGGGCGTTGGCGGAACAGGCGCGCCGCGGCGCGGCCTGA
- a CDS encoding N-acetylmuramoyl-L-alanine amidase: MGKKLTARLALLAILAGVSGSAVAAEVRAVRVAATESGTRVVLDLSGPVSSKAFLLDNPSRVVLDVAKSTLRVRLPEAAGAVTALRSGKLPHNGLRLVFEVKGPVTIDTSSAAPAADAGHRLILDIATPGAARAVSVTPAAPLAPVAIRPAHAPTESGRDIVIAVDAGHGGVDPGASGRRTREKDVVLEIAKALAARIDAEPGMKAVLTRDGDYFITLQERSKRARRAKADLFVSIHADAIANPDVSGSSVYVLSDRGASSEAARWLAERENAADLKGGVTLDDKDPVLANVLMDLSQTASISASMVAADNVLKALDRIGEVRKPRVQQAGFVVLKSPDVPSMLVETAFISNREDERKLSLPAHRAKLANAIFAGIEQYFQGNAPDGTRLAAARRSGGAGSSLELR; the protein is encoded by the coding sequence TTGGGGAAGAAGCTAACCGCCCGCCTGGCACTGCTCGCAATCCTTGCGGGAGTTTCCGGGAGCGCCGTCGCCGCTGAGGTCCGCGCGGTGCGCGTGGCGGCTACGGAATCGGGCACGCGCGTCGTGCTCGATCTGTCCGGCCCCGTCAGCAGCAAGGCATTCTTGTTAGACAACCCATCGCGCGTCGTGCTGGACGTCGCGAAGTCGACGCTGCGCGTCAGGCTTCCCGAAGCAGCAGGCGCCGTCACCGCGCTGCGCTCGGGCAAGCTGCCACATAACGGCCTGCGCCTGGTATTCGAAGTGAAAGGGCCCGTGACCATCGACACCTCGTCGGCCGCACCCGCCGCAGATGCGGGGCACCGCCTGATTCTCGACATCGCCACGCCGGGCGCCGCACGGGCGGTCTCAGTGACACCCGCAGCGCCGCTAGCCCCGGTTGCGATCCGCCCCGCGCATGCCCCCACCGAATCCGGCCGCGACATCGTGATCGCGGTGGATGCCGGCCATGGCGGCGTCGATCCGGGTGCATCCGGGCGCCGCACGCGCGAGAAGGACGTGGTGCTCGAGATCGCCAAGGCACTGGCCGCGCGCATCGACGCGGAGCCGGGCATGAAAGCCGTGCTGACGCGTGACGGCGATTACTTCATCACGCTGCAGGAGCGCAGCAAACGCGCGCGCCGCGCAAAGGCCGACCTGTTCGTGTCCATCCACGCCGATGCGATCGCGAACCCGGATGTCTCCGGCTCGTCGGTTTACGTGTTGTCGGATCGCGGCGCATCGAGCGAAGCGGCGCGCTGGCTGGCGGAGCGTGAAAACGCCGCCGACTTGAAAGGTGGCGTCACGCTCGATGACAAGGATCCGGTGCTCGCGAACGTGCTGATGGATCTGTCGCAGACGGCCAGCATCTCGGCGAGCATGGTCGCCGCCGACAATGTCCTCAAGGCGCTCGACCGCATCGGCGAAGTGCGCAAGCCGCGCGTGCAACAGGCCGGATTCGTGGTGCTCAAATCGCCCGACGTGCCATCCATGCTGGTCGAAACCGCCTTCATTTCGAACCGCGAAGACGAGCGCAAGCTCTCCCTGCCCGCGCATCGCGCGAAGCTGGCGAATGCCATCTTCGCCGGAATAGAGCAGTACTTTCAGGGCAATGCGCCCGACGGCACGCGGCTCGCGGCGGCGCGGCGCAGTGGCGGCGCGGGCAGTTCGCTCGAGCTGCGATAG
- the panC gene encoding pantoate--beta-alanine ligase, producing the protein MITVTTIAAVREHVARWHAANERVVFVPTMGNLHAGHVSLIEAARKLGQRFVASIFVNPMQFGPNEDFAHYPRTPTNDAQMLAAAGCDLMFMPEVGEMYPNGAAQATRVEVPGISDILCGEFRPGHFEGVATVVAKLFHIVDPDVAIFGEKDFQQLTVIRRMVADLCLRVEIVGAPTVREADGLAMSSRNQYLDETQRRIAPAIYRQLQQAVAALKAGVRDFAHIETAGIAALNDAGFRTDYFKVRDANSLAPAQPDTKDYVVLTAARLGKARLIDNVQFSAG; encoded by the coding sequence TTGATCACCGTCACGACGATCGCCGCGGTGCGCGAACACGTCGCCCGCTGGCACGCGGCGAATGAGCGCGTCGTGTTCGTGCCCACCATGGGCAACCTGCACGCCGGTCACGTGAGCCTCATCGAGGCGGCGCGCAAACTCGGGCAACGATTCGTGGCGAGTATTTTCGTGAACCCGATGCAGTTCGGGCCCAACGAGGATTTCGCGCACTATCCGCGCACCCCGACGAACGACGCGCAGATGCTCGCGGCCGCGGGTTGCGACCTCATGTTCATGCCGGAAGTGGGCGAGATGTATCCGAACGGCGCTGCCCAGGCCACGCGCGTGGAAGTGCCCGGCATCTCCGACATCCTGTGCGGCGAGTTTCGCCCGGGTCATTTCGAAGGCGTGGCGACCGTCGTCGCCAAGCTGTTCCACATCGTCGATCCGGACGTCGCGATCTTCGGCGAGAAGGATTTCCAGCAGCTCACCGTGATCCGCCGCATGGTCGCGGACCTGTGCCTGCGGGTCGAGATCGTCGGCGCGCCGACGGTGCGCGAGGCCGACGGCCTGGCGATGAGCTCGCGCAACCAGTACCTGGACGAAACGCAGCGCCGGATTGCGCCAGCTATCTACCGGCAGCTGCAGCAGGCGGTGGCGGCGTTGAAGGCCGGCGTGCGCGATTTCGCGCATATCGAAACCGCGGGTATCGCTGCGCTCAACGACGCCGGATTCCGCACCGACTACTTCAAGGTGCGGGATGCGAACTCGCTCGCGCCCGCGCAGCCGGATACGAAGGATTACGTGGTGTTGACCGCGGCGCGGCTGGGCAAGGCGCGCCTCATCGACAACGTGCAATTCTCCGCGGGCTGA
- the hfq gene encoding RNA chaperone Hfq has product MAKGQSLQDPFLNTLRKERIPVSIYLVNGIKLQGQIDSFDQFVVLLKNSVSQMVYKHAISTVVPARNVRITNEDGTTIEAVAGE; this is encoded by the coding sequence ATGGCCAAGGGCCAGTCACTGCAGGACCCGTTTCTGAATACTTTGCGCAAGGAACGTATCCCGGTGTCGATCTATCTGGTGAATGGAATCAAGCTGCAAGGCCAGATCGATTCGTTTGATCAGTTCGTCGTACTACTCAAGAACAGCGTGAGCCAGATGGTTTACAAACACGCGATTTCGACAGTTGTCCCGGCGCGCAACGTGCGCATCACCAACGAAGACGGAACGACGATCGAGGCGGTTGCCGGCGAGTGA
- the tsaE gene encoding tRNA (adenosine(37)-N6)-threonylcarbamoyltransferase complex ATPase subunit type 1 TsaE: protein MTGNVWHTSSGEETEALGARLLGRAPPPGTPCRVIELRGELGAGKSTFTRGVLRELGVTGHIKSPSYTLLETYDPPGVRVVHLDLYRLNDPDELEHLGLPDYHRPGFLWFIEWPERGAGRLPSPDLRFEFSIAKDSHRIERIEFLAPNK from the coding sequence GTGACCGGCAACGTCTGGCACACGAGCAGCGGTGAGGAGACCGAAGCGCTCGGGGCGAGGCTCCTGGGGCGCGCGCCGCCGCCGGGCACCCCGTGCCGCGTGATCGAGCTGCGCGGGGAGCTCGGTGCGGGCAAGTCGACCTTCACGCGCGGTGTGTTGCGGGAACTGGGGGTCACCGGGCACATCAAGAGCCCGAGTTACACGCTGCTCGAAACCTACGATCCGCCCGGCGTACGTGTGGTGCATCTGGATCTCTACCGCCTCAATGACCCCGACGAACTGGAGCACCTGGGCCTGCCCGACTATCACCGCCCCGGATTTCTCTGGTTCATCGAGTGGCCGGAGCGGGGTGCCGGAAGGCTTCCCTCTCCCGACCTGCGATTCGAGTTTTCGATCGCGAAGGACAGCCACCGTATCGAGAGGATTGAATTCCTTGCGCCGAATAAGTAA
- a CDS encoding NAD(P)H-hydrate dehydratase produces MDRPTAIYTAAQARALDAFEIEKRRVPSFTLMTRAAEGALKLLRGRWPEAKRIAVVCGAGNNGGDGYVLARLAQAAGLDALVLAAAPPDKLAGDARRAQEEWLAAGGRAHPFAADALSGSDVIVDGLLGIGLEGAPRPDSLAVIRAINAAKRPVLALDIPSGVDADTGVVDEAAVRADITLSFVGFKAGLFLGAGPEYSGVVLLDDLGVVAPALPQFAPLMRRIDEAEIAASLPRRPREAHKGTSGRVLVVGGGGGMPGTLRLAGTAALRVGAGLVSVAGAVENLVAVTAANPELIYLPTSHTSSLQEPMRAADVLAIGPGLGQGEWAQRLWAQTLASSATPVIVDADALNLLASNPVKLPAHWIMTPHPGEAARLLGVQIPDVQRDRLGAVRELVARYGAVAVLKGAGTLVASATGDTTEVFICERGNPGMATAGMGDLLTGVIAGLRAQIPDSAGAARVGVLVHALAGDSAAQGGQRGLVASDVLAELRGWVNP; encoded by the coding sequence ATGGACCGCCCGACCGCCATTTACACCGCAGCGCAGGCGCGCGCGCTCGATGCCTTCGAGATCGAGAAGCGGCGCGTTCCCAGCTTCACTTTGATGACGCGCGCAGCCGAGGGTGCTCTCAAGTTGCTGCGCGGACGCTGGCCCGAGGCCAAACGCATCGCCGTGGTCTGCGGCGCCGGCAACAATGGCGGCGACGGTTATGTCCTCGCGCGGCTCGCGCAGGCGGCCGGCCTCGACGCGCTGGTCCTCGCGGCCGCGCCGCCCGACAAACTCGCCGGGGATGCGCGGCGCGCGCAGGAAGAGTGGCTGGCCGCGGGCGGACGGGCGCATCCGTTCGCCGCCGACGCGTTGTCGGGCAGCGACGTGATCGTCGACGGGTTGTTAGGCATCGGCCTCGAGGGCGCGCCGCGTCCGGACTCGCTCGCCGTGATCCGCGCGATCAATGCGGCGAAACGCCCGGTGCTGGCGCTCGATATTCCTTCGGGTGTCGATGCGGACACGGGCGTGGTGGACGAAGCCGCGGTGCGCGCGGATATCACCTTGAGCTTCGTGGGCTTCAAAGCGGGGCTGTTCCTCGGCGCGGGCCCGGAATATTCGGGTGTGGTGCTGCTGGATGACCTCGGCGTGGTCGCCCCGGCACTGCCGCAGTTCGCGCCGCTGATGCGCCGCATCGACGAGGCCGAGATCGCCGCCAGCCTGCCGCGCCGCCCTCGCGAGGCGCACAAGGGCACGAGCGGACGCGTGCTGGTCGTCGGTGGCGGCGGTGGCATGCCGGGCACGCTGCGCCTGGCGGGCACGGCGGCGCTGCGCGTCGGTGCCGGGCTCGTGAGCGTCGCCGGCGCGGTGGAAAACCTGGTTGCGGTCACCGCCGCCAACCCCGAGCTGATCTATCTACCCACCTCGCACACGAGCAGCCTGCAGGAACCGATGCGCGCCGCCGACGTGCTGGCCATCGGCCCCGGCCTCGGGCAGGGCGAGTGGGCGCAACGCCTGTGGGCGCAGACGCTGGCCTCTTCCGCGACGCCGGTCATCGTCGACGCCGACGCGTTGAACCTGCTGGCGTCGAATCCCGTCAAACTACCGGCCCACTGGATCATGACCCCGCATCCGGGCGAGGCCGCGCGGTTGCTGGGGGTGCAGATTCCCGACGTGCAGCGCGACCGGCTGGGCGCCGTGCGCGAATTGGTGGCGCGTTATGGCGCGGTCGCGGTGCTGAAAGGCGCCGGCACGCTGGTGGCGAGCGCCACGGGAGATACCACCGAAGTCTTCATCTGCGAACGCGGCAATCCCGGCATGGCGACCGCCGGCATGGGGGATCTGCTGACCGGCGTCATCGCCGGGCTGCGCGCGCAGATCCCGGATAGTGCCGGCGCGGCGCGGGTCGGCGTGCTGGTCCATGCGCTGGCGGGCGATTCGGCGGCGCAGGGTGGACAGCGCGGGCTGGTTGCGAGTGACGTGTTGGCCGAGCTGCGAGGCTGGGTCAATCCGTGA
- the hflX gene encoding ribosome rescue GTPase HflX translates to MFERPRAGERAVLVRLGIGAPADPEDLLEFEQLALSAGAIPVAKVSGRRDRPDPRLFVGSGKADEIKNIVTEQNADVVLFDHPLSPSQERNLEKLIERRVLDRSGLILDIFAQRARSHEGKLEVELAQLKHIATRLVRGWTHLERQRGGGIGNRGPGETQLETDRRLLGKRVKTLTARLEKLNQQRETGRQQRAQIPIPSLALVGYTNAGKSTLFRALTGADAYIADQLFATLDPTVRSIVLPGNTKVVVADTVGFIRELPHELVAAFKSTLTEAREATLLLHVVDVSDPRREEHIDEVNRVLADIGAGDLPQILVFNKIDRIESQPHADRDENGRVSHVWISAAKAQGLDLLRDCVTERLARVARRATLRLPVSGGEVRARLYAANLVLAERIAEDGAFEIDTELSEVELLKWAQEPGVEVLTLADDSTCTAAGAYLQSSPALRSS, encoded by the coding sequence TTGTTCGAGCGACCACGCGCAGGTGAGCGGGCCGTGCTCGTGCGCTTAGGCATAGGCGCGCCGGCCGATCCCGAAGACCTTCTGGAATTCGAGCAGCTCGCGTTGTCCGCGGGCGCGATCCCGGTCGCGAAAGTTTCGGGGCGGCGCGATCGCCCCGATCCACGCCTGTTCGTCGGCAGCGGCAAGGCCGACGAAATCAAGAACATCGTCACCGAACAGAATGCCGACGTGGTGTTGTTCGATCACCCGCTGTCGCCTTCGCAGGAACGCAATCTCGAGAAGCTCATCGAGCGCCGCGTGCTCGACCGTTCCGGGCTCATCCTAGACATCTTCGCGCAGCGCGCGCGCAGCCACGAAGGCAAGCTCGAAGTCGAGCTCGCGCAGCTCAAACACATCGCCACGCGGCTGGTGCGCGGCTGGACCCACCTCGAGCGCCAGCGCGGCGGCGGCATCGGCAATCGCGGCCCTGGTGAAACCCAGCTCGAAACCGATCGCCGGCTGCTCGGCAAACGCGTCAAGACGCTGACCGCGCGACTCGAAAAGCTCAATCAACAGCGCGAGACCGGGCGGCAGCAGCGCGCGCAGATCCCGATTCCGTCGCTGGCGCTGGTCGGATACACGAACGCCGGCAAATCGACGCTGTTTCGGGCGCTCACGGGCGCCGACGCTTACATCGCGGACCAGCTGTTCGCGACGCTCGACCCCACGGTGCGCAGCATTGTTTTGCCGGGCAACACCAAGGTCGTGGTGGCCGATACGGTGGGTTTCATCCGCGAATTGCCGCACGAACTGGTGGCGGCGTTCAAGTCGACGCTCACCGAGGCGCGCGAAGCCACGCTGCTGCTGCACGTGGTCGACGTGAGCGACCCACGGCGCGAAGAACACATCGACGAAGTCAACCGCGTACTCGCCGACATCGGCGCCGGCGATCTGCCGCAAATCCTCGTATTCAACAAGATCGACCGCATCGAATCGCAGCCGCATGCCGACCGCGACGAAAACGGCCGCGTGAGCCACGTCTGGATCTCGGCCGCGAAGGCCCAGGGACTCGATTTGCTGCGCGATTGCGTCACCGAACGCCTGGCGCGCGTGGCGCGCCGCGCGACGCTGCGCCTGCCGGTATCGGGCGGCGAGGTCCGGGCGCGGCTGTATGCCGCGAATCTCGTGCTGGCGGAGCGCATCGCCGAGGACGGGGCTTTCGAAATCGACACTGAACTCTCCGAGGTCGAGCTGCTCAAATGGGCGCAGGAGCCCGGTGTCGAGGTCCTGACACTCGCGGACGACTCAACTTGTACGGCCGCAGGTGCCTACCTACAATCGTCGCCCGCCTTGCGAAGCTCCTGA
- the mutL gene encoding DNA mismatch repair endonuclease MutL produces the protein MTIRVLDNHLIDQIAAGEVIERPASIVKELVENSLDAGAQSIEVEIEAGGVRLTRVRDDGFGIPAQELRLALSRHATSKISTSDDLAQIMTLGFRGEALPSIASVSRFEITSRHVDAERAASVSAEAGAVSDPIPAAHPPGTTIEVRDLFFNLPARRKFLRSEVTEQGHIVRLVERLALSRSDVAFRLRSGSRTLLDAPALKDGSAADRIGRVVGREFLERSLELDHSAGPVRISGWIGAPSAARATGDMQFFFVNGRAVRDRLLMNAVRLGYRDVLYGGRQPAYVLYLELDPGLVDVNAHPQKLEVRFRDSRQIHDFVFRAVERKLAGTKPGVSVVPPAIAANGHYSQGLPLRAADGALPGVWAVAEMLRGGGSELKEGEIPYDLPAAAAEPGAAPLGEALAQIHGIYILAQNEHGLVLVDMHAAHERVLYEKMKAQQGGAATQLLLAPISVELKVDELDVLLANRDEWLAAGFDLERLGPQTLVVRSVPALLPREDIAALVRDVVGDVTSDGASHHLDGATDRLLGTIACRSAIHAHRRLTLAEMNALLRQMEQTPRADQCNHGRPTWTQVTLQELDRMFLRGR, from the coding sequence ATGACCATCCGCGTTCTCGACAATCACCTCATCGACCAGATCGCCGCCGGCGAGGTCATCGAACGCCCGGCTTCGATCGTCAAGGAGCTGGTGGAGAACAGTCTCGACGCCGGCGCGCAGAGCATCGAAGTCGAGATCGAAGCGGGCGGCGTGCGCCTCACGCGCGTGCGCGACGACGGTTTCGGCATTCCGGCGCAGGAGCTCAGGCTTGCGCTGTCGCGGCATGCGACCAGCAAGATTTCGACCTCGGACGACCTCGCGCAAATCATGACGCTGGGATTTCGCGGCGAAGCGCTGCCGTCGATCGCGTCGGTCTCGCGCTTCGAGATCACTTCGCGCCACGTCGATGCAGAGCGCGCCGCCAGCGTCAGCGCCGAGGCCGGTGCCGTGAGCGATCCGATCCCGGCGGCGCATCCGCCGGGTACGACCATCGAAGTGCGCGATCTGTTCTTCAATCTGCCGGCGCGTCGCAAATTCCTGCGCAGCGAAGTCACCGAGCAGGGTCACATCGTGCGGCTGGTCGAGCGCCTGGCGCTGTCGCGCAGCGACGTGGCGTTCCGGCTGCGCAGCGGTTCGCGGACCTTGTTGGACGCGCCGGCGCTCAAGGATGGCAGCGCGGCGGATCGCATCGGCCGGGTCGTCGGCCGGGAATTCCTCGAACGATCGCTCGAGCTCGACCACTCCGCCGGTCCGGTACGTATCAGCGGGTGGATAGGCGCGCCCTCGGCCGCGCGCGCAACCGGCGACATGCAGTTCTTTTTCGTCAACGGGCGCGCGGTGCGCGACCGGCTGTTGATGAACGCGGTCCGTCTGGGTTATCGCGACGTGTTGTATGGCGGGCGGCAACCGGCCTACGTGTTGTATCTCGAGCTCGATCCCGGGCTGGTCGACGTCAATGCACATCCGCAGAAACTCGAAGTCCGGTTCCGCGACAGCCGCCAGATCCACGACTTCGTGTTTCGTGCCGTGGAACGCAAACTCGCCGGCACGAAGCCCGGTGTGAGCGTGGTGCCGCCGGCAATCGCTGCGAATGGCCACTACTCGCAGGGCCTGCCATTACGCGCCGCGGACGGTGCGTTGCCGGGCGTCTGGGCGGTGGCCGAGATGCTGCGCGGCGGTGGCAGCGAGCTCAAGGAGGGCGAGATTCCGTATGACCTGCCCGCCGCCGCGGCCGAGCCGGGCGCTGCCCCGCTCGGCGAAGCGCTGGCGCAGATCCACGGCATCTACATCCTCGCGCAGAACGAACACGGCCTGGTGCTGGTGGACATGCACGCCGCGCACGAGCGGGTGTTGTACGAAAAGATGAAAGCGCAGCAGGGCGGGGCGGCGACACAGCTGCTGCTCGCGCCCATCTCCGTCGAGCTCAAGGTCGACGAACTCGACGTATTGCTCGCGAATCGCGACGAGTGGCTGGCGGCAGGTTTCGATCTCGAACGGCTCGGCCCGCAGACGCTGGTGGTGCGTTCGGTGCCGGCGTTGCTGCCGCGCGAAGACATTGCCGCGCTGGTGCGCGACGTGGTGGGCGACGTCACCTCCGACGGCGCCTCGCATCACCTCGACGGCGCCACCGACCGGTTGTTAGGCACGATCGCCTGCCGCTCGGCCATCCACGCGCACCGGCGGCTCACGCTCGCCGAGATGAATGCGCTGCTGCGGCAGATGGAGCAGACGCCGCGTGCCGACCAGTGCAACCACGGCCGGCCGACCTGGACGCAGGTGACATTGCAGGAACTGGACCGCATGTTCCTGCGCGGCCGCTGA
- the miaA gene encoding tRNA (adenosine(37)-N6)-dimethylallyltransferase MiaA: MHPGTKPLAVLTGPTGTGKTDIALRLAREFPLEIVSVDSAQVYRGLDIGSAKPDAAVRAAVPHHLIDLVDPADSYSAGRFVRDAADAIADIESRGRVPLLVGGTMLYLRALIGGIATLPQGSAQLRATLDADALRIGWPAMHQRLAAVDAAAAARIHPNDAQRIQRALEVHAVGGRPISELQTVTTPTLARDFICVALVPDDRARLHAALAQRFESMMGAGLLDEVRALYQRGDLSDEKPAIRAVGYRQLWSHLAGSYSLEVAVDRAMAATRQLAKRQLTWLRTMPNIQAFDPHDAQSFVGVRESLTPSFG, encoded by the coding sequence TTGCACCCCGGCACCAAACCACTCGCGGTCCTCACCGGCCCCACCGGCACGGGCAAAACGGATATCGCGCTGCGCCTGGCGCGTGAGTTCCCGCTCGAGATTGTCAGCGTGGATTCGGCGCAGGTGTATCGCGGCCTCGACATCGGCAGCGCGAAGCCGGACGCGGCGGTGCGCGCCGCGGTGCCGCACCACCTGATCGACCTGGTAGACCCCGCGGATAGTTATTCGGCCGGACGGTTCGTGCGCGATGCCGCCGACGCCATAGCAGACATCGAATCTCGCGGGCGCGTGCCGCTGCTGGTCGGCGGCACGATGTTGTACCTGCGTGCGCTGATCGGTGGAATCGCGACGCTGCCGCAGGGCAGTGCGCAGCTGCGCGCCACGCTCGACGCCGACGCGCTGCGGATCGGCTGGCCGGCCATGCACCAGCGGCTGGCCGCGGTCGATGCGGCGGCCGCGGCGCGTATCCATCCCAACGACGCGCAGCGCATCCAGCGCGCGCTCGAAGTACATGCGGTGGGCGGCCGGCCCATCTCGGAGCTGCAGACGGTGACCACTCCGACGCTGGCGCGCGATTTCATCTGCGTCGCGCTCGTTCCGGACGATCGCGCGCGTCTGCACGCAGCCCTCGCGCAGCGCTTCGAAAGCATGATGGGCGCGGGACTGCTGGATGAGGTGCGCGCCCTCTACCAGCGCGGCGATCTGAGCGACGAGAAGCCTGCGATCCGGGCGGTCGGTTACCGTCAGCTGTGGTCGCATCTGGCGGGCAGCTACTCGCTGGAAGTTGCCGTGGACCGGGCCATGGCCGCCACGCGCCAGCTCGCGAAAAGGCAGCTGACCTGGTTGCGCACCATGCCAAACATCCAGGCGTTCGATCCCCATGACGCGCAAAGCTTTGTAGGCGTACGTGAATCCCTGACTCCCTCTTTTGGGTGA